In a single window of the Syngnathus typhle isolate RoL2023-S1 ecotype Sweden linkage group LG19, RoL_Styp_1.0, whole genome shotgun sequence genome:
- the LOC133143379 gene encoding CD276 antigen-like isoform X2: protein MSAFICIWACFLLRLSAAATDKTPDESVTCFVSEECHLPCMFPPASNQSVRWFRQDAVMLSFGETPSEGQPLAGRAAVSPPMIAGGNATLVLREAALKDRGTYRCHVRTSKGDHSTKVVLKVEAPIRGLSLELSRLSGYEEMKCIVRDVFPPPRVTWATEPPTFEDLRPITRMLADKRGLYTADSRLKVMEGQPELIYICKVTTSYGGPTWTSSLRERAIAGSEGRDLTIPCFAPGYLNSLTLRWSFSNGEDPVHILTYDSHSGHSTSAPSWDNHLELDGFRVPFGDGSLRLMDPEHVHHEGTYSCVFSMPYNTHTERSDVAINSPTANRSTSLQTSYWWIVGLVVALTVLVLAAMLVYLKMRGKAAKSSSRDPEEETELNSVKGVEGESEKSNQLPARGNNGQTGPS from the exons ATGTCAGCATTCATTTGCATCTGGGCCTGCTTCCTGCTGCGTCTCAGCGCCGCCGCAACGGACAAGACGCCAG ATGAAAGCGTCACTTGTTTCGTGTCAGAGGAGTGCCACCTCCCGTGTATGTTCCCCCCCGCCTCCAACCAGAGCGTGCGCTGGTTCCGGCAGGACGCGGTGATGCTCAGTTTCGGCGAAACGCCCAGTGAAGGCCAGCCGCTGGCCGGGCGGGCCGCCGTGTCCCCGCCCATGATCGCCGGGGGCAACGCTACTCTGGTCCTCAGGGAGGCGGCCCTCAAGGACCGCGGCACTTACCGGTGTCATGTACGTACGTCCAAGGGGGATCACAGCACCAAGGTGGTCTTGAAGGTGGAAG CGCCCATCCGAGGCCTTTCCCTGGAACTGTCGCGGCTAAGTGGCTACGAGGAGATGAAGTGCATCGTGCGGGACGTCTTCCCTCCGCCCCGGGTCACCTGGGCCACAGAGCCGCCCACCTTCGAGGACCTGCGACCCATCACGCGCATGCTGGCCGACAAGCGGGGCCTGTACACGGCTGACAGCAGGCTGAAGGTTATGGAAGGCCAGCCGGAGCTCATCTACATTTGTAAAGTCACCACCTCCTACGGGGGGCCCACCTGGACATCCTCACTGCGGGAGAGAG CAATAGCAGGTAGCGAGGGTCGAGATTTGACCATCCCATGCTTCGCCCCGGGGTACCTGAACAGCCTCACCCTCCGCTGGAGCTTCTCCAACGGCGAGGACCCGGTGCACATCCTGACCTACGACAGCCACTCGGGGCACAGCACCTCGGCGCCGTCCTGGGACAACCACTTGGAGCTGGACGGCTTCAGGGTCCCGTTCGGGGACGGCTCGCTGCGCTTGATGGACCCCGAACACGTCCACCACGAGGGCACCTATAGCTGTGTCTTCTCCATGCCGTATAACACGCACACGGAGCGCTCCGACGTCGCCATCAACTCGCCCACTG CCAATCGGAGCACCTCGCTGCAAACGTCATACTGGTGGATCGTCGGCCTGGTAGTGGCGTTGACAGTCCTGGTACTGGCAGCCATGTTGGTTTACCTGAAGATGCGAG GAAAAGCAGCAAAATCTTCATCACGTGACCCTGAGGAAGAGACCGAGCTGAACTCGGTCAAAG GCGTAGAGGGTGAAAGTGAGAAGAGCAACCAACTTCCTGCCAGAGGCAACAACGGACAGACTGGACCCTCATGA
- the LOC133143379 gene encoding CD276 antigen-like isoform X1, which translates to MSAFICIWACFLLRLSAAATDKTPDESVTCFVSEECHLPCMFPPASNQSVRWFRQDAVMLSFGETPSEGQPLAGRAAVSPPMIAGGNATLVLREAALKDRGTYRCHVRTSKGDHSTKVVLKVEAPIRGLSLELSRLSGYEEMKCIVRDVFPPPRVTWATEPPTFEDLRPITRMLADKRGLYTADSRLKVMEGQPELIYICKVTTSYGGPTWTSSLRERAIAGSEGRDLTIPCFAPGYLNSLTLRWSFSNGEDPVHILTYDSHSGHSTSAPSWDNHLELDGFRVPFGDGSLRLMDPEHVHHEGTYSCVFSMPYNTHTERSDVAINSPTANRSTSLQTSYWWIVGLVVALTVLVLAAMLVYLKMRGKAAKSSSRDPEEETELNSVKGVEGESEKSNQFPARGNNGQTGPL; encoded by the exons ATGTCAGCATTCATTTGCATCTGGGCCTGCTTCCTGCTGCGTCTCAGCGCCGCCGCAACGGACAAGACGCCAG ATGAAAGCGTCACTTGTTTCGTGTCAGAGGAGTGCCACCTCCCGTGTATGTTCCCCCCCGCCTCCAACCAGAGCGTGCGCTGGTTCCGGCAGGACGCGGTGATGCTCAGTTTCGGCGAAACGCCCAGTGAAGGCCAGCCGCTGGCCGGGCGGGCCGCCGTGTCCCCGCCCATGATCGCCGGGGGCAACGCTACTCTGGTCCTCAGGGAGGCGGCCCTCAAGGACCGCGGCACTTACCGGTGTCATGTACGTACGTCCAAGGGGGATCACAGCACCAAGGTGGTCTTGAAGGTGGAAG CGCCCATCCGAGGCCTTTCCCTGGAACTGTCGCGGCTAAGTGGCTACGAGGAGATGAAGTGCATCGTGCGGGACGTCTTCCCTCCGCCCCGGGTCACCTGGGCCACAGAGCCGCCCACCTTCGAGGACCTGCGACCCATCACGCGCATGCTGGCCGACAAGCGGGGCCTGTACACGGCTGACAGCAGGCTGAAGGTTATGGAAGGCCAGCCGGAGCTCATCTACATTTGTAAAGTCACCACCTCCTACGGGGGGCCCACCTGGACATCCTCACTGCGGGAGAGAG CAATAGCAGGTAGCGAGGGTCGAGATTTGACCATCCCATGCTTCGCCCCGGGGTACCTGAACAGCCTCACCCTCCGCTGGAGCTTCTCCAACGGCGAGGACCCGGTGCACATCCTGACCTACGACAGCCACTCGGGGCACAGCACCTCGGCGCCGTCCTGGGACAACCACTTGGAGCTGGACGGCTTCAGGGTCCCGTTCGGGGACGGCTCGCTGCGCTTGATGGACCCCGAACACGTCCACCACGAGGGCACCTATAGCTGTGTCTTCTCCATGCCGTATAACACGCACACGGAGCGCTCCGACGTCGCCATCAACTCGCCCACTG CCAATCGGAGCACCTCGCTGCAAACGTCATACTGGTGGATCGTCGGCCTGGTAGTGGCGTTGACAGTCCTGGTACTGGCAGCCATGTTGGTTTACCTGAAGATGCGAG GAAAAGCAGCAAAATCTTCATCACGTGACCCTGAGGAAGAGACCGAGCTGAACTCGGTCAAAG GCGTAGAGGGTGAAAGTGAGAAGAGCAACCAATTTCCTGCCAGAGGCAACAATGGACAGACTGGACCCTTGTGA